In Palaemon carinicauda isolate YSFRI2023 chromosome 14, ASM3689809v2, whole genome shotgun sequence, the following proteins share a genomic window:
- the LOC137653312 gene encoding sperm-associated antigen 1-like: MSLDLQKEPSMLERFDMTVEQLDYSYVRDCSNKRTLERIIRVLRSGQEGYYPDLLRYTEDRLSSLHPESRLLIKDKPATRISELPSQELSAIEEDLKQWTLDIKEKEEDLTRYEVIRAPIPPVRNAKGKDVPLDGSTKESESNPQQLNKDEKDSLLEVGNEFLRSGNLLQASLQFQKVLASEPFNQEALKGMAAIHDRPKTASKGAGGRKVVIEEIL, encoded by the exons ATGTCTCTAGACCTACAGAAAGAGCCATCAATGTTAGAACGCTTCGACATGACG GTCGAACAGCTGGACTACAGCTACGTGAGGGATTGCAGTAACAAAAGGACTTTGGAGAGAATTATCAGAGTCCTACGGTCGGGCCAGGAAGGATATTATCCGGATCtcttgag ATATACCGAAGATCGCCTCTCTTCTCTCCATCCAGAGAGTCGTCTGCTGATCAAAGACAAGCCGGCTACTAGGATATCAGAACTCCCGTCTCAAGa ACTCAGCGCCATCGAAGAAGATCTGAAGCAATGGACTCTAGAcataaaagagaaagaagaagatctGACCAGATACGAGGTCATACGAGCCCCTATTCCACCAGTCCGCAACGCCAAAGGTAAAG ACGTCCCACTAGACGGCAGCACCAAAGAATCCGAATCGAATCCTCAGCAACTGAATAAGGATGAAAAGGACTCCCTACTGGAAGTCGGTAACGAGTTCCTCAGAAGTGGAAATCTCCTCCAGGCGTCTCTGCAGTTTCAGAAGGTCTTGGCCAGCGAGCCCTTTAACCAGGAGGCTCTAAAGGGCATGGCTGCTATCCACGACCGGCCGAAGACGGCTTCGAAGGGAGCCGGAGGCAGGAAAGTCGTCATTGAGGAAATACTCTGA